In Anaerobacillus isosaccharinicus, one genomic interval encodes:
- a CDS encoding metalloregulator ArsR/SmtB family transcription factor, with amino-acid sequence MQLNRLVNFHKTIGDKTRIRIIALLKEGPLHGQALAGKLGLTPPTISHHIAKLREIDIIYQRRDKNTIYFHLNEKKLEVMAQAILKIGIEDEAKLYQYKEEEKEKVLKNFIQQDGRLKNLPAQHKKRLIILEHLVTKLEIGKTYSENEINEFIKQYHEDYATIRREFVMYQFMFRQDGEYELNPKEMWLI; translated from the coding sequence ATGCAACTTAATCGGTTAGTGAACTTTCATAAAACAATAGGTGATAAAACCAGAATTCGAATTATTGCATTATTAAAAGAGGGGCCTTTACACGGCCAGGCCCTTGCAGGGAAGCTTGGACTTACCCCGCCAACAATTTCTCATCACATAGCTAAACTTCGTGAAATCGATATTATTTATCAACGCCGCGATAAAAACACGATCTATTTTCACTTGAATGAAAAGAAACTCGAGGTAATGGCCCAAGCTATTCTGAAAATAGGGATTGAAGATGAGGCTAAGCTTTATCAATACAAAGAAGAGGAAAAAGAAAAGGTTCTTAAAAACTTTATTCAGCAAGATGGAAGACTAAAAAATCTTCCTGCACAGCATAAAAAAAGGCTAATTATTTTAGAGCATTTAGTGACAAAATTAGAAATTGGAAAAACTTATAGCGAAAATGAAATTAATGAATTTATTAAGCAGTACCATGAAGATTATGCAACGATTCGGCGTGAATTTGTCATGTATCAATTTATGTTCAGGCAGGATGGAGAATATGAATTAAATCCAAAAGAGATGTGGCTGATCTAA
- the tnpA gene encoding IS200/IS605 family transposase: MSKDINSLAHTKWNCKYHIVFAPKYRRQVIYGKLKKDIGEILRTLCERKGVEIIEATACKDHVHMLVSIPPKISVSSFVGYLKGKSSLMIFDRHANLKYRYGNRKFWCTGFYVDTVGRNKKVIEEYIKNQIQDDIVAEQLSLLEYVDPFTGEEVNKGKKRRK, translated from the coding sequence ATGTCAAAAGACATTAACAGTTTAGCACATACAAAATGGAATTGTAAGTATCACATTGTATTTGCACCAAAGTATAGAAGACAAGTAATATACGGAAAATTAAAGAAAGACATAGGAGAAATATTAAGAACACTATGTGAAAGAAAAGGCGTTGAAATAATCGAAGCAACCGCTTGTAAGGATCATGTACATATGCTAGTAAGTATTCCACCAAAAATAAGTGTGTCCTCATTTGTTGGGTATTTAAAAGGAAAAAGTAGTTTGATGATCTTTGATAGGCACGCAAATTTGAAGTATAGATATGGAAATCGGAAATTCTGGTGTACTGGCTTTTATGTAGATACGGTAGGAAGAAATAAGAAAGTCATTGAAGAATACATTAAAAATCAAATACAAGATGATATAGTCGCAGAACAGTTAAGCTTATTAGAGTACGTTGATCCATTTACAGGAGAAGAAGTGAACAAAGGAAAGAAGAGGAGAAAATAG
- a CDS encoding MFS transporter, whose protein sequence is MSIVKSWRQEKNYQSLFWAGIVNGIGNRFSQVAIFALLYQLTGSGMAIGLVLAIRMLPFLLLAPLGGVLADRFSRYKLLVLIDLIRIPLVLSPLLVRETSDLWIIYVSTFLLASGEAIYAPTRMSAIPALVKQERLIDVNSLEQAMIGLVLVIGASAGGLISYYLGLSTPFILNGVTFLISAMILYKIKIPAKDRNVKQKKVSIMISKSVFWGSAALSTFFFIAITMPLANGIDNVLISIYALDVFEMGEIGIGFMYAALGLGFIISSLFSSLLKRGLLTLTVIFIAFEGIGHMVLSIVPTFPIALIVVIFITLVGGISNICIDTVMMKVIPRSKQGTLFGLMQAISNTALGLSMASAGFLIELVSPRELSLFVGFAYIIFTVFYSVLFSRLNLVTEKRVLLRKEM, encoded by the coding sequence TTGTCTATAGTAAAGTCTTGGAGACAAGAAAAAAATTATCAAAGTCTTTTTTGGGCTGGGATCGTAAATGGCATTGGAAACCGGTTTAGCCAAGTGGCAATATTTGCGTTGCTCTACCAATTAACTGGCTCAGGAATGGCGATTGGTTTGGTTCTAGCGATTCGTATGTTACCATTTCTCCTCCTTGCCCCATTAGGAGGCGTCCTTGCAGATAGGTTCTCACGATATAAACTGTTGGTCTTGATTGATCTAATTCGAATTCCTTTGGTTTTATCACCATTACTAGTTCGAGAAACTAGTGATTTATGGATTATCTATGTTAGTACATTTTTACTTGCGAGTGGAGAAGCAATATATGCACCAACAAGAATGTCCGCGATTCCGGCACTGGTTAAACAAGAACGACTTATTGATGTTAATTCATTGGAGCAAGCCATGATAGGTTTAGTTTTAGTTATTGGTGCAAGTGCCGGTGGTTTGATTTCATATTATTTAGGATTGTCTACCCCGTTCATTTTAAATGGAGTGACATTCCTTATCTCGGCTATGATTTTATATAAAATTAAGATCCCTGCTAAAGATCGGAATGTTAAACAGAAAAAAGTTTCTATTATGATCTCAAAGAGTGTATTTTGGGGATCTGCTGCACTTAGCACTTTCTTTTTCATAGCTATAACCATGCCTTTAGCAAATGGAATTGATAATGTATTAATTAGCATTTATGCGCTCGACGTTTTTGAAATGGGAGAAATAGGGATAGGGTTTATGTATGCGGCACTTGGACTAGGATTTATCATCAGCTCTTTGTTTTCTAGTTTACTTAAACGAGGGTTATTAACTCTTACTGTTATTTTTATCGCGTTTGAAGGCATCGGTCATATGGTATTAAGTATTGTCCCTACCTTTCCAATAGCATTAATCGTTGTAATCTTTATTACGCTTGTAGGTGGAATAAGTAACATTTGTATCGATACAGTAATGATGAAGGTTATTCCTAGATCTAAGCAAGGAACACTATTTGGATTGATGCAAGCGATTTCGAATACTGCACTTGGACTATCAATGGCTTCCGCAGGATTTTTAATAGAATTGGTTAGTCCAAGAGAGTTGAGTTTATTCGTAGGTTTTGCCTATATTATTTTCACTGTATTTTACTCAGTTCTGTTTTCAAGGTTAAATCTAGTAACTGAAAAAAGGGTGTTGTTGCGGAAAGAAATGTGA